The Polynucleobacter sp. MWH-UH2A DNA segment CAATAGTTGCTTTCACTTGATCCCCGGTCATGATGCGGGGATTTGACAGAATCTTTCCTTGACCCTCAGATTCCAGCGCTGATAGCTCCAGTTGCAAAAGACGGCTTGCGTTTTTAGATACCAGGGTAGCCGCTACTGCGGCAGGATTAAAGCCATTTAAGCCCGAGCCAGATAGGTTGAAATTGCTACTAATTTTATTTTCAGGATTGTTATTGATTGAATTAGCCTGATGATGAAGTTTGGTTCCAAGCTCGCGAGCAAAGCGTTCATCTGCCTCCACAATGCGCGCCTCAATCAGAATCTGTCTAGGGCTATTGATATGGTCGCCACCAAAAGGAAGCGCCGCATCCTCACGACGAAATTTCTGAAATGCCAGTATTTCTGCATGAGGGCCAATCCAATAAATGTCACCATTGCGAATGATGCGTAAACCACGGCTAGCCAAAATGGAGTGAAGGGCTGTTTGCCAAGGTGTATTTTGAAGATCTACTGTGATCTTGCCTTTAATGGAATCGCTTAATAAAAAATTGGTGCCACCTAGCTTTGCCAAAATTTGCAAAAGTTCAGTTAATTCGATATCCGAAAAGTGCAGGCTAATTGGAGTCTGCGGATTTGGGTTTGTGGCTGTCGATCCAGCAACTGGGGTGACTAAGTAACCCATCAAGAAAGTGGCCCATAAAGCGGCGATTTTGGATTTGAAGATCATTCAGAAATCGCAGTTTTCAGAGTGAGGGATTTGCCCTGGGGGTGGTTGATGGTGGCTGCCTCCTTATCCGCATTGCTGAGTCTCCAATCCCCAAGCAAAAGCCCTCCGATTTCAATCATCAAAGTGGTCTTGCCGTTATGGAAAAAGGCGCGATGTGAGTTTCCCATTTGACTAACTCCCAAATAGCGCCAGCGACGCACTTCGGACTCAAAAGGGATGGTAGGAGGCTTGGCTTTGAGGACAGGCTGTGTCTTTATTTTCTCTAATGAGTGAATGCTCACTTCTATTAATTCTATTGCCTCATATATGCCATCCTCAGAATCCAGCATTTCCTCTCGCAATAAAGCCAGCTCCTTTTTCAATTCGGCAATGTCTTGTTTGGACTCTTCAAGGCTAGGGTCCTGTATGGGGCCGGTTGGGTTAAAGGTCAAAAATAGTGCGACTGCTGAAGCAATAAGCAGCCCCCCAGCCCCTATAAACAAACCGACCCTTTTCAAGCTTTCAAGATGCGGGATTTGGTCTTGAAAATTGAGCTGAATTTTGGACTTCTGGGGAGAGGCCATATCAGCCCATTCAGGGCGATTGGGATTATTGGGGCTATTCGATTTACGAATTCCATGGGGGTCTGGGATGGCAGGGTCATCGCCAAGCTCGCTCAGAATGTCATCAAAAGATTGTGGGGAGATTTTTCGAGCTGGCATGCCCTTTATTGTGAAAATTGGTGGCTAGCAAAAACATCGGACTAAGCCGAATGGTTTGTAAGAAAACTCAGGTTTTAGATGTTTTATAGAAATCAGCTAAGCACCCTATAATTTGAACTTATGGCGATTCCCCCAAAAGACAAGCCGACGCCTAATCGACGTCCCATACGTCCGCCCGATAGACGCCCTCGTCAACCTGGAGTAAATCCAGGTTCACCGCGACAGTCATCCGGTAGCCCCTTGATGAAGGCGTTGCTCATTATTGGTGTTGCAGTAGCTTTCGTGGTGACGCTGCTATTCGGTTACGCATTTTTGGTAGCGAAACCCAATTTGCCAAAAATTTCTGCTTTAACTGATTACAAGCCAAAAACACCACTTCGAGTGTATACCGCAGATAAGGTATTGATCGGTGAGTTTGGTGAAGAGCGTCGTAAAGTCATTCCGCTAAATGAGATTCCGCTAAGAATGCGTAACGCGGTATTGGCGATTGAAGATGACCGTTTTTACTCTCATGGTGGAGTGGACTATGTGGGCATTTTGAGGGCCGCAGCCACCAACCTACGTGGGCACATATCTCAGGGTGCATCCACGATCACGATGCAGGTTGCGCGTAATTTTTTCTTAAGCAATGAGAAGACTTTCAGTCGAAAAATTTATGAAGTACTGCT contains these protein-coding regions:
- a CDS encoding secretin and TonB N-terminal domain-containing protein, with translation MIFKSKIAALWATFLMGYLVTPVAGSTATNPNPQTPISLHFSDIELTELLQILAKLGGTNFLLSDSIKGKITVDLQNTPWQTALHSILASRGLRIIRNGDIYWIGPHAEILAFQKFRREDAALPFGGDHINSPRQILIEARIVEADERFARELGTKLHHQANSINNNPENKISSNFNLSGSGLNGFNPAAVAATLVSKNASRLLQLELSALESEGQGKILSNPRIMTGDQVKATIEQGTELPYQTTSQNGSKLQFRKANLRLEVLPKIHPDGKISLLVGINKDTIGMKTEQGYAIDTKSLSSEVTVENGGTAIIGGIFQTTEREDEVKVPLLGDIPLLGYLFRHKSKLQDKTELLVFLTPTVLDKP